In a genomic window of Deinococcus metalli:
- the hisF gene encoding imidazole glycerol phosphate synthase subunit HisF: MLTKRIIPCLDVQRGRVVKNVRFFENHRDAGDPLALAQAYEAQQADELVFYDITATHEGRSLMLDVAAQVAEQVMMPLTVGGGVGALTDFRQLLLAGADKISVNSGALTRPELIREASDHHGAQCVMLSIDAKRRPDGHGWNVYRAGGRIDTGLDLIEWATRGQELGAGEICLNVMDADGTRAGFDLEATRAVSRAVDLPVIASGGAGQLSDFRDVLLGGDAGGQADAALAASVFHFGELTVPQVKAYLRGQGLPVRPEWRDA, translated from the coding sequence ATGCTCACCAAACGCATCATTCCCTGTCTGGACGTGCAGCGCGGCCGGGTGGTGAAAAACGTCCGGTTCTTCGAGAACCACCGCGACGCCGGCGACCCGCTGGCGCTCGCGCAGGCGTACGAGGCGCAGCAGGCGGACGAACTGGTGTTCTACGACATCACCGCCACGCACGAGGGCCGCAGCCTGATGCTGGACGTGGCCGCGCAGGTCGCGGAACAGGTCATGATGCCCCTGACCGTCGGCGGCGGGGTGGGTGCCCTGACGGACTTCCGGCAACTGCTGCTCGCGGGCGCGGACAAGATCAGCGTGAACTCTGGCGCGCTGACCCGCCCCGAGCTGATCCGCGAAGCCAGCGACCACCACGGCGCGCAGTGCGTGATGCTGTCCATTGACGCCAAGCGCCGCCCGGACGGTCACGGCTGGAACGTGTACCGCGCCGGCGGCCGCATCGACACCGGCCTGGACCTGATCGAGTGGGCCACCCGCGGGCAGGAGCTCGGCGCGGGCGAGATCTGCCTGAACGTGATGGACGCCGACGGCACCCGCGCCGGCTTCGACCTGGAGGCCACGCGCGCCGTGTCGCGGGCGGTCGACCTGCCGGTGATCGCGTCGGGCGGCGCGGGCCAGCTGTCGGACTTCCGGGACGTGCTGCTGGGCGGCGACGCCGGCGGGCAGGCCGACGCCGCGCTGGCCGCCAGCGTCTTCCACTTTGGAGAGTTGACGGTGCCGCAGGTGAAGGCCTATCTGCGCGGCCAGGGCCTGCCGGTGCGGCCCGAGTGGAGGGATGCATGA
- the nirD gene encoding nitrite reductase small subunit NirD, with amino-acid sequence MTLLPSAPPSSVQPTWTPVCALRDILPGLGVCALVRGEQVAVFHVAGQVYAVGNRDPYTGANVMSRGLTGSYTRSGETRVKVASPLLKHAFDLETGESLDDPATALPTYPVRVEGGDVWIGSAV; translated from the coding sequence ATGACCCTGCTCCCCTCCGCTCCCCCGTCCTCCGTGCAGCCCACCTGGACGCCCGTGTGCGCGCTGCGCGACATCCTGCCCGGCCTGGGCGTGTGCGCCCTGGTGCGCGGCGAGCAGGTGGCCGTGTTCCACGTCGCCGGTCAGGTCTATGCCGTCGGCAACCGCGATCCCTACACCGGCGCGAACGTGATGTCACGCGGCCTGACCGGCAGCTATACCCGCAGCGGCGAGACCCGCGTGAAGGTGGCCTCGCCGCTGCTGAAACACGCCTTTGACCTGGAAACCGGCGAGTCGCTGGACGACCCGGCCACGGCGCTCCCCACCTACCCGGTGCGGGTGGAGGGAGGTGACGTATGGATTGGTTCGGCGGTCTGA
- a CDS encoding response regulator: MKTRKILLVDDNPNDLELALSAFGEMSGDGLDYQVDVAGSGEEAISNLRTALGHGQDHLPDLVLLDLKMPQMDGLAVLDAIRAQDDLRDIPVVMLTTSGEDRDIRDSYAHGASAYVIKPMDFTQFREAMLTIRSFWTTLNRHPRLN, encoded by the coding sequence GTGAAAACCCGCAAAATTCTGCTCGTCGACGATAATCCCAATGATCTGGAGCTGGCCCTGAGCGCCTTCGGGGAGATGTCCGGCGACGGCCTCGATTATCAGGTGGACGTGGCGGGCAGCGGCGAGGAAGCCATCTCCAACCTGCGCACCGCGCTGGGGCACGGCCAGGACCACCTGCCGGACCTGGTGCTGCTCGACCTGAAGATGCCGCAGATGGACGGTCTGGCCGTGCTGGACGCCATCCGCGCCCAGGACGACCTGCGCGACATCCCGGTCGTGATGCTCACCACCAGCGGCGAGGACCGCGACATCCGCGACTCGTACGCGCACGGCGCGAGCGCCTACGTGATCAAGCCCATGGACTTCACGCAGTTCCGCGAGGCGATGCTCACCATCCGTTCGTTCTGGACGACCCTGAACCGCCACCCCCGCCTGAACTGA
- a CDS encoding DUF72 domain-containing protein codes for MRVYIGCGGYSNDDWTAPGLIYEGVKKDEYLDTYARHFDAVELNSSFYAIPGLKAFEGMARKSAGRTRFAVKLNRAFTHDRAPTDADFDRMLQSPEPLREAGVMGPYLAQFPYSFHRTAENRKYLLMLAERFAGHELAVELRHAGWDKPEVREGMGEYGLIWVSPDYPPVGGMPEPQVHVTADVGYLRLHGRNAGSWWEGTSAAERHDYRYTRAEMDEWAEKIAVVNDDLSELYVFFENTTKGHALKNIPLLRDALNARGVPVKTPDPGDDGRLL; via the coding sequence ATGCGGGTCTACATCGGCTGCGGCGGGTACAGCAACGACGACTGGACGGCCCCCGGCCTGATCTACGAGGGCGTGAAGAAAGACGAGTACCTGGACACCTACGCGCGGCACTTCGACGCGGTGGAACTCAACTCCAGCTTCTACGCCATTCCCGGCCTGAAGGCCTTTGAGGGCATGGCGCGCAAGAGCGCGGGCCGCACCCGCTTCGCCGTGAAGCTGAACAGGGCCTTCACCCACGACCGCGCGCCCACCGACGCGGACTTTGACCGCATGCTCCAGAGCCCCGAACCGCTGCGCGAGGCCGGCGTGATGGGACCGTACCTGGCCCAGTTCCCGTACTCGTTTCACCGCACCGCCGAGAACCGCAAGTACCTGCTGATGCTGGCCGAGCGCTTCGCCGGGCATGAGCTTGCGGTGGAACTGCGCCACGCCGGCTGGGACAAACCCGAGGTCCGCGAGGGCATGGGCGAGTACGGCCTGATCTGGGTCAGCCCCGACTACCCGCCGGTGGGCGGCATGCCTGAACCGCAGGTGCACGTGACCGCCGACGTGGGCTACCTGCGGCTGCACGGGCGCAACGCCGGCAGCTGGTGGGAGGGCACCAGCGCCGCCGAGCGCCACGACTACCGCTACACCCGCGCCGAGATGGATGAATGGGCCGAGAAGATCGCGGTGGTGAATGACGACCTGAGCGAGCTGTACGTGTTCTTCGAGAACACGACCAAGGGCCACGCCCTGAAGAACATCCCCCTGCTGCGCGACGCCCTGAACGCCCGCGGTGTGCCCGTGAAGACCCCCGACCCGGGCGACGACGGCCGCCTGCTGTAA
- a CDS encoding uroporphyrinogen-III synthase: MDWFGGLRVLSLESRRSEEMATLIEKYGGRAVVAPSMREQKLDLTQPLAAFERDLRAGTVSALACMTGVGTRLFLRELVARDPALLELLKGVPLIARGSKPLQALKEFGLTGVNVPRPHTWQEVMEALAGRLERGQHAVILEYGEATPTAMLRELGYAGIRVTSVPVYRCAFPLDTAPLAQAVRDVVLGGPDVLLLSSGTQALHFLKYAEKMGLLDETRAALNRLVLVSIGPACSEAAADLGLRIDLEANPHKMGILVRTAAEHAPGIIAERTLRKTG; encoded by the coding sequence ATGGATTGGTTCGGCGGTCTGAGGGTCCTGAGTCTGGAATCGCGCCGCTCCGAGGAGATGGCGACCCTGATCGAGAAGTACGGCGGGCGCGCGGTCGTGGCCCCCAGCATGCGCGAGCAGAAGCTCGACCTGACGCAGCCGCTGGCCGCCTTCGAGCGTGACCTGCGTGCCGGCACGGTCAGTGCGCTGGCGTGCATGACCGGCGTGGGCACGCGGCTGTTCCTGCGCGAACTCGTGGCGCGCGACCCGGCGCTGCTGGAGCTCCTGAAGGGCGTGCCGCTGATCGCGCGCGGCAGCAAGCCCCTGCAGGCCCTCAAGGAATTCGGGCTGACCGGCGTGAACGTGCCGCGCCCGCACACGTGGCAGGAGGTCATGGAGGCCCTGGCCGGGCGCCTGGAACGCGGCCAGCACGCCGTGATCCTGGAGTACGGCGAGGCGACGCCCACCGCCATGCTGCGCGAACTCGGCTACGCCGGCATCCGCGTGACCAGCGTGCCGGTGTACCGCTGCGCCTTCCCGCTCGACACCGCGCCGCTGGCACAGGCCGTGCGGGACGTGGTGCTGGGCGGCCCGGACGTGCTGCTGCTCTCCAGCGGCACCCAGGCCCTGCACTTCCTGAAGTACGCCGAGAAGATGGGCCTGCTCGACGAGACCCGCGCCGCCCTGAACCGTCTGGTGCTGGTCAGCATCGGCCCGGCGTGCTCGGAGGCCGCCGCAGACCTCGGGCTGCGCATCGACCTGGAAGCCAATCCGCACAAGATGGGCATCCTGGTGCGCACCGCCGCCGAGCACGCGCCCGGCATCATCGCGGAACGCACGCTGCGCAAGACCGGCTGA